Below is a genomic region from Helicoverpa armigera isolate CAAS_96S chromosome 12, ASM3070526v1, whole genome shotgun sequence.
TCATagaagctgttgatttgcatacGTGCCAAATTCAAAGaggttaacattaaaatatgtaaaaaaaacagcttgtatatttttgtattttctttaaaatatgtttactaaagttttatgaaaaatccATTACCTTGGATACATAGCATGTAAATCAGGATGTACGGGAACATGTCTGGTCCGGGGTGACATGGCCGCCGCCGCGTTGATCGCTCGAATGCGCGCGCGCAACCGCTCGTACTGCTCAGGTTGGTACTGCGCTGCTATTGTCACGGTCGCTCCTGAGTACTGCTTGAGTTCACACATAGAAATTGTTTTCATAAGTACCAAATATTCTTCAACATTTGAACTGAtagattcataaaaaaatacaaaagaatttctaaaaaaattgcatattaatttttttatggaaacagGACCATTAATTAAACCAATTTCAATTTCAAGTTTATTCTCAATATGGGGGAGAAAATTACATGAATATTCATATGCAAATTGAATGTGATTGAATAAAAATGGATGTCATGTATCCAAGAGCATATATTTAGATACCTTTAGTGCAGCAGCGGCTTGTTCATGCGTAGCCCTCGTAAGGTCTCTGCCGTCGACACTGAGTATTCTGTCGCCTCTGTGCAGCATGCCGTATGCAGCTCCCCCCACCGACACCCCTGACACGAACACCCCACAAGCATCCTCGTCCGTACTCCCCTCCACTTCCCCCCCTAAACCTCCCACGATGTCCATGCCGAGACGGGAACCCGAGCGAACGAGCCGGACCATGCGGACACATCTGGTCGCCAGCAAAAAcatgtatgaatatttttgataagaAAACTAATGCTAAAGCTGCTGCTTTTTAAGAGTCAGCTTTTATAAATTGCACAACTACATACTTAAGAAATATAGTAACATCTACTGAAAAGGAACAGAAAAAAAGTTGGGTCTACTCCTAAAAGAATATAATActtaaaaacatgtaaaactTCGAAGCTTGAACAGAAGTCTGGTCTTTGAAAAACTGTAATTAGTAACTTCAAAACGAAAGTTCTGAAAATGTTAAGGAATTACGAGATCTTAAGTCGTATTTTGCGGTTTTGCAGGAACAGCCAAAAGGAAGCTAAAGTTTCAATGTCCGAAACTTACTGTCTTTGTACAATAGTTGGCAGAatgattaatataataaatcttagAATTGTGGTAGCACTTTTGAGAAGTTTTTGTTTTGGACTTTGCGTTGTTACTTGTGTCTCTTATACAATGTAGGTGGAAATATATAATACAAACTTTTGTTTCAATAgaacaacattaaaattcaatgcaattaaaataaagcaaaatcaCATTTCAAGCATAACTAcgaaatacaaaatatactaCTGCTAAATAAAGACACTAAAGACAAAAGACacaagataaaaagaaaatcaatctAAAGAGGCGGTGAGCAATTAAAACACACCAACTCGTAGTTACAGATTAAGATTAATTGACCAAATAAAAGCCACTAATTAAGACAAAATATGTGAAAGCTGAGGCCGTTTTCCGAAactcaatttgaataaaaatatcatctacATAAAGCGAAATCTGTCTCAAAAAGATGTTTTATGATCAGCGAGCATTTGGCTTGAGAAATTCGTGATATAAATCTTCCTCGTGAATGTAGGTTACCTTGAAATAGTGAAGGTAGTAAGGGTCAAAGTTACCTCGGTATTTCAGTCGGCTCCTCTTCTAATAGTTCGTGGAGTGTCGAACACGATGTTGCTTGCGTTTTAGCTGTACCaacaaaatcattattaatCGCGTTCATTTCATCTTCTACTCATAATAGATTTCCTTCATTAAATATTGTGATTATTCTCAATTCTAATTCTCCTGTTAATATGCAGATTTATACTAATGACCATAATCATACCAAGAGTTTGCACATTGGATTACTATTAAGCTGCTAACATGCATTGCATCTAATCTTTATTTAAGCAACCGTTCCACCAATATCGGGATTGTATTTGCTATTACTAACGTAATTGATTTCAGTGATCATTTGGTAATGGAATAGCGTGTAGGACACATACTTGAGTATAATGGGGCTGTCTTGGCGACGGGCGGGACTGAGCCGGCTGGGAGGACAATGAGTGTGACTTGATCCCCTGTACTTCTTAACGCGGTCACTGCATGGGCGTGTGTTGCACCAATTAGAGATGTTTCTATACCCtgttcaacaaaatatttaatcatataATATGagatttgacaaaaaaaaaatcagcgaCAGTATAAACATcagatttttcttaaaacaaatgcatagtttgaaaattgaacgtgactCTTGGACCTAAATATAGATTCAACTATTTGATGGCAAATAAAATGAGTACCAATTGCCATACATGTGTCAAAATGCCATTCCACATTTGAACGGAATTTGAATGGCAATACGAGTTGCAAACCGTGACGTCGATTTGCTAACTGAATTGAATTCACATAGGTACTGCAAAATGCAgttagataaaaatgaaatcGGTTTTGAACCACACTTTACAAGAATGTATACCTGATTTTGACAACAATTGATTGGGTAGACTAATAACGCTTATTttgaagcaaaaaatataattcgatATTAATAAACGTAAAAATTATGTCACTCATATCTTAGtttatggaataaaaataatgaaacatggaatttttttgtttaatttgaattacAACTTCATacaaaacagtaaaacaaataaaattttacttcaaatactcACATCCTTATCCCTTACAGCCAAAATTTTATCGCCTAATCTTAATCTGCCGTCATGGTGGGCCGCCCCACCGACAGCAATATGGGATACAAAGATACCTCCTCCTCCGGCTGCGTCATCAGCCCCACCAGCTATACCGAGGCCTAGGCCTCGAACACCGCGCCAGAGTGTCACGACCCTCGGCCGGCGGGCTCTTCGTACTCGCTGGATGGGAAAAAGCAAATGTTTTAGGCTAGTTTCTGATGATTGCGGacattaatgtaaaaaaataaaggaatgaATGTGTCCGTTTAAACGTCGTCTTAGTAGGTACCAgtggttgtcaactgttttctGTCCGCCTTTATGAAAATCCACTGGTGTGAAAACACTCTTAGAGAGAAAACAGCCCTGTGATCTATGTATAATGTAATAATGAGAATTTCCTGGCtcaagtaataaaaaagtaaaaacattgttttctttGACTAAAATGTTAGGAAATCTAAATACCTAACGTTAATTTACGCGATACAGAATTCAAAGTTGTCAAAATTATTTCgatacaaaattttgtttataaaacaactCTACAGATGTAAAGCcaactttgtaatattagttttgATAAATTCAGTGTTTCCAATAATGTTTGATTCAGCGATTTTTCAGTTGGCTCCATGCCAGGCGTTACTTCGTCAGCTGTTACATCAGGTGGTACAATTGTTTCTATACTGCATCTCTTGTTAAATCACCATTGATTGTCTATTGAATTTCTTGTATAAgagcttttgtttgttttaattgagAAAGCAATAAAATTAGGAGAACCAAGAGAgaaagcaaacatttttttactgttaactACTTGTTTACTATTTGTGTCAATCATCAAATAATTACCTTTATAGGTACAAATGACATCAAAcacacataattttttttttttataaataattataaataatgtctggacacattcacacacggtcggttagccccatggtaagttattaattaacttgtgttatgggtgctaacacaactgataaactacatatagctacatatgtatatgtatacatattgataaatacatattataacacccagaccacggccaacaaacatgctcatcacacacatgtcgaccgaaccgggaatcgaacccgggacctcaggttcggcagtccggcatggtgaccattgcgccatcgaggtcgtcataATTAAAAGATGAATTCTACAAATTGGCCTTTCAATAATTTTGATACCAGATATCCGAGCTGCAATTCCTGTCTGAGACGAACAAGTGCAATTTAAGCAGCTAATCAAATAAGAACACTATTCTAACAAGCATAAAGTTGAACTTACTAATCTAACGACGCTCCCAGCCTTTTGAAGAGCTTCCACCGCTATCGAATGCGGCGCGCCTTCTACTGAAACGTCGTTTACCTGCAAAAATATAAGGCATTACTCACATGGTctggtaaaatattattattaaaataaaataaaagttaagtttATTAAGTTTCccaaaatataggtaactaaATAGGTATAGCTGCCAGTGCTCGTGAAGTCATAAATTAATGCCAAGGCTACCTACTGTCGATTCCTTCCTCCTGGCCCGGGCAATAACTTCATAGATTGACGCGATATTGAAAATAGTGTTTATGCTCGTGTACATCACACATACAAGACCTTACACTTATGTCACCAGCAAATTATGGTGGAAGTACTTAGTACAATGTAGCATCAGATTCATGTCGTTACGAACACTGTCACATTGGTACCTACTGAGTTATATTTCGGATGACACGCGTgcattgtatttataatttaaaacagtCCAACAGTCAAAACCAGgaatacaaaatttaaatacttttggcATGGCCCACGAATTttccataataaaattaatgcaatGAATTTGCCTAATTTAAATTCATACCGCGGTATGGTATTTGAACATTGAGCAAATAGCACAGTCCGATTTATTCTTGTATATCATGGTAATTACGAACATTTGTCTGAATAATATCTAgcttgataaaataataatttaaatgcaaaataCATGAATCATTATTTGGTATGATAcacatcaaaataatatgaatatctgtcatttgttcaatatttttcgTTCTTCATTTTagctttcataataattatgaaatttctattaatttatgcattcaaataaacctttacaaaatattaaaataaacaacaaataaaataaatctataaccCAATTGAGTATTTCGTCAATACAAACATTTCTACCCAAAATTTACACTGAAATAAACATAGATCATAATAGTTCTAGTTACGAGTGATAAACAACCGACAATTCACACACGTCTCCGCAATCTACATAGTAAACttgttactaatattattacacAGTTTAATCTGACATAGTTTAAACACTATAATCACAGTATTGGGTTAGCTTCTTATCTGCTTGTAAAATTTATTAGCTAACTTACTA
It encodes:
- the LOC110383987 gene encoding disks large homolog 2 isoform X2; translated protein: MTTWMALFGLVWLLRVRGSLCGCAACRRARHDAHETQSAPSPRAPSPEEQAPFDVITLEHYTRDVTVQTDFDDEDVEDLDKIEMQISEESNVGNYECGREQSTHSPESGLQAGSFQCPSDADSEAVWETADVTLERGASGLGLSIAGGETGTDVSITRLAVGGAAQKDGRLQIGDILLQVNDVSVEGAPHSIAVEALQKAGSVVRLRVRRARRPRVVTLWRGVRGLGLGIAGGADDAAGGGGIFVSHIAVGGAAHHDGRLRLGDKILAVRDKDGIETSLIGATHAHAVTALRSTGDQVTLIVLPAGSVPPVAKTAPLYSTKTQATSCSTLHELLEEEPTEIPRCVRMVRLVRSGSRLGMDIVGGLGGEVEGSTDEDACGVFVSGVSVGGAAYGMLHRGDRILSVDGRDLTRATHEQAAAALKYSGATVTIAAQYQPEQYERLRARIRAINAAAAMSPRTRHVPVHPDLHAMYPR
- the LOC110383987 gene encoding disks large homolog 2 isoform X3, with protein sequence MTTWMALFGLVWLLRVRGSLCGCAACRRARHDAHETQSAPSPRAPSPEEQAPFDVITLEHYTRDVTVQTDFDDEDVEDLDKIEMQISEESNVGNYECGREQSTHSPESGLQAGSFQCPSDADSEAVWETADVTLERGASGLGLSIAGGETGTDVSITRLAVGGAAQKDGRLQIGDILLQVNDVSVEGAPHSIAVEALQKAGSVVRLRVRRARRPRVVTLWRGVRGLGLGIAGGADDAAGGGGIFVSHIAVGGAAHHDGRLRLGDKILAVRDKDGIETSLIGATHAHAVTALRSTGDQVTLIVLPAGSVPPVAKTAPLYSTKTQATSCSTLHELLEEEPTEIPRCVRMVRLVRSGSRLGMDIVGGLGGEVEGSTDEDACGVFVSGVSVGGAAYGMLHRGDRILSVDGRDLTRATHEQAAAALKYSGATVTIAAQYQPEQYERLRARIRAINAAAAMSPRTRHVPVHPDLHAMYPR
- the LOC110383987 gene encoding disks large homolog 2 isoform X1 translates to MTTWMALFGLVWLLRVRGSLCGCAACRRARHDAHETQSAPSPRAPSPEEQAPFDVITLEHYTRDVTVQTDFDDEDVEDLDKIEMQISEESNVGNYECGREQSTHSPESGLQAGSFQCPSDADSEAVWETADVTLERGASGLGLSIAGGETGTDVSITRLAVGGAAQKDGRLQIGDILLQVNDVSVEGAPHSIAVEALQKAGSVVRLRVRRARRPRVVTLWRGVRGLGLGIAGGADDAAGGGGIFVSHIAVGGAAHHDGRLRLGDKILAVRDKDGIETSLIGATHAHAVTALRSTGDQVTLIVLPAGSVPPVAKTAPLYSTKTQATSCSTLHELLEEEPTEIPRCVRMVRLVRSGSRLGMDIVGGLGGEVEGSTDEDACGVFVSGVSVGGAAYGMLHRGDRILSVDGRDLTRATHEQAAAALKQYSGATVTIAAQYQPEQYERLRARIRAINAAAAMSPRTRHVPVHPDLHAMYPR